The Xiphophorus couchianus chromosome 6, X_couchianus-1.0, whole genome shotgun sequence genomic interval GGCTAACAGCAAGATCTGTTGTTTTGTGATTGTCACACAATAACAGCAACCTGGTTTTCTATTCTTCTGGGGATGAAGGATGAAAGGACAATAAATAGTCAGATAATCTAGTTCTGATATAAACAAGCTAGACAGGACAGGTATTTATTTCCCTGGGAAGTACTGGGATCGATTCTCCACAGCAATAAGTGGCGGTGACTTTAAAGTTGTGGTATCTTCAAATCTGAACATGAGCTCAGCCAGTTGCAATATTTCAAACCAAGCATACATATCCCAAATTCAAGCAAGACAATCACGAGTCCGTTTCTCATCAAAAGTAAATACACATTatggaaatacttttaaagGAGTTCAACAAACACTATCATGCTCAGGCTCTGGACCATCAGACGAGATGTTAGCTTAGCATTAATCAggggattttatgtttttattgcatgaaGATGAAGGCAGCACAGCGTTTCTTTACATCGTCCTCCCTGAGGAGCTCAAACAATCAGATTCTCAGCTTTTAAACCACTTCTGTacatttgataatttttttttgttattaaagtttttattatttcagaacaTATATGCATATAGCCCCTCCCAGCCCTCCCCAATccctcacaaaacaaaaaccaccaataaaacaaagcaaaacaaaacaaccaggTCAGCACATATCAACTcaataaaagtttcacaaaaaatTGGCATATGCAAATATCCTTGATGTCAGCAGAAACAACCACAGTAAACAGAAGTAGTCACTCGTCAGGATTTTCCCAAACAGCAGTTCATCAAAGGAGTTTACTGGTCCCAGTATTGCAGGAGAGGAAATAGTTCCAGGATTTCTTGAAGTTTTCTACGTCGTTATTTAGCTTGGCCAGCATTTGTTCATATGACACTATTTCCAACATCAACTCCAACCAGCTTTTAACATTCGGAACAGTTTAAAATTTCCATAGCCTGAGGATTATTCTGGCAGCCGTGACCGTCTCCACCTGCACCACggtgttttggtgttttgacATATTAGACGTCACTGTTTGATCCCCCAATAAGCAGAGTCTTGGTAACATGGGTATCCCCACACCTGTCCACTTTCCAGTGTGTTGTAATACTGCTTTCCAGAATGGGGAGATGCATTTACATTCCCATATCGCATGTTTAAAAGTTCCTGATTCCGTGTTGCATTTCCAGCATAGGTTATTGGCAAGCAGGCCCATCCTATGGAGCCTGGATGGggtgaaataaaatctatgtACCATCTTAGAGTGCGTAAATTTCCCTCtcgattctttttttttttgtttttttgggggttttttacccctccagggttttttttgtgggctctagtgtcccttatatgatagttggctgacaggaaacagggaaggagaggggggaagacatgcggcaaatgtcgtcgggtccgggagtcgaacccgcgacggccgcgtcgaggactcaaggcctccaaatacgggtcgcgctaaccccttacgccaccacggcacgcccgccCTCTCGattctttaatatatttccCATTATTTGAAAGTACTTTCAACCATCCTTCATCACTAAAAATGCAGCCAAGGTCCCTCTGCCAGACAATCCCCAGACTTTTACATACATCCTTTTGCAGggtattaaataatttgtaaaagcCTTGAGCCCATAAATTCCTGTATTGGATTTTTCCTTAATATATGAAATTATCTTTAACAATACAGTCTCTAATTTGTAGATATTTCCAGaaactatcttttttttatatcatatGTCAGCATGACATctgaaaaagacataaaaacctcGTCTGTATACAAATCGTCCACAATACGTATTCCTTTCACAATACATTGTTCCcagtaaacagtttttcttccagtacagatggatggattaaaCCACAATGAAGAGCACAACTGTTTTAAATCTTACATATTTTATGCATCTCCTTCCATACTAATTTAGAATGTTCTAATACTGGATTTGTGGGAAGCGATTATCTATTATCTGTTTCACCATGGGAAAGGGCATCTATTGATCTGAAAGGGTTCACTAATTCTTCTTCAATATTCATCCAACTCAGCTTTGTTTCTCCCTTTTCAAAATTATTGGACAACGTAGACATTTCAAATGTGAGATTATAAAGCCTTACATTAGGGAGGGCCACGCCCCCTACGGCCCTGGCAGCACAGCGCTTCTTTACGTCGTCCTCCCTGAGGAGATCAAACGATCAGATTCGCAGCTTTTAAACCACTTctgcacatatttttattctcacACACCAGCTCTCAAACATCTTCCCATTATTACTCCATAAATGATCGTTGTTAGGTATGCGGCGCTACGGCTACGCCTTCGTTTTAGACCCGTCATACGTGCTGTGCTTTTGGGGGTCTTTTTGCCACCTCTACATTTTTACTAATAATACTGCAAAATCAAAAGTATTTAGCTAACCCAGTGTGCTTTACAGTCATCGGActatataataaatgttttttcttttcagtcagcTAACAATGAAGCATGCTAGGCTTCAGCAGAACAGTAAGTTCTCCGCTAGCTACAAAGCACACTGGGTTATCTGAACGCTTTTGATTTTACAGTATTATTAGTGAAAAGGTTGAGGCGGGAGAAAAACAAGTACACAGCAGACGTGACGAGACTGAAACGAAGGTGTAGCGTCAGACAGCTGATGGTTGCATACCTAGCAACCATCAGATATAGAGGAATAATGGGAAGATGTTTGAGAGCTGCTGTATTAGTGggtgtgtgtaaatgtgagtTTAGAAACGTGAACAGACGTGGGTTAGTTCGATCAAAGCAGACCAAACAGGACAGTCTCATGTTAGTCATTCTCTTAGCAACCGGCCAGCTTTGACAACCTGCTCTCCGATTCCCATCTTTTTGTGcgtttgtttattttcccttcCTGTGTCGACGTTgccttttctttattaaatctcTTTAGTGGAAACTACAGAGGGAATTTTAATCCGTTGCCTGACTTGTAAATCAAAGCAGTGATTCATCTTTTACATGAATGCTAAGCAGTTGCAGTCGGACGTCATGTCCCATCAGGAcgctttttttgtattattattttatttatttatttatttctgtaagtTGACCCTTCAGATGATGGCTCTTAAACCTTGCGGCTCTTCCAGTCGTTAATCCAACGTGATGATGGATCAAACTGCTCTCCGTCTCTTCTCCCCTCCTTCGTTTGGGCCTCACAGGGAGCCGTCTTCCCCGCAACATTCCTGGAGGAGTTCTGTGCTTTTTGTTCTCTGCCGCAGCTTGGCTTCATTAGCATGCAGCGTGCTAATGAAATTCAGCCAGTCAGGAAATCATCTTAATAGCTTTAGCATCATCAGGAGCACCATCACTCAGATTTATGTCTCTGAGCGCCGCTGGCGGTTCGATCGGTGCCCAGACCTGCAAACTGAAGACATCTGAATCTGGATGGATGAAgtccgggggggggggggggaggcgTCTCTTTACGCTTATTTTTATTGAGCTTATTTGACAGGGACAATAACCAAACTGAATAAAGCAGCAGTCCCATGTCTGCATCATGGTGATTATAGCATGGGCTAATTTGCAGCCCTTTTATAAACAGCATCTCTAAGGAAGTGGGATGGTAATAAAAGAGTTCAATaattaacaataatattaacAACATAAACAGAGTGATATACATGAAGCAAAGGgatttgaaacataaaaaataaaatgcattaagcGTGAATGCAATGCTGTTATTGACACAGCaagagtttggtttgtttttcccattatttattcaaagttCAGAGAGCGCGTACCGTCCTGCTGTTGACCCCCTCGTTACCTTAGTGACATTTTTGGAccgtgggaggaagccggagtacccagagaaaatCCACTTGTGCACAAGGAGGACACGTAGTGTGACAATAAATGAAACTGTTGAGTTTTGTGacaccaaataaaataatgacttCATTTAAAGGCGGcgtttcaaaaagagcaggagcttcttaaagagacagaagcgcaatttcaaggcattacaTTACgaagtttcttttaagtcacatatgatatatagcatttttataacaactgaaaggtAACATAGTAACTTGATTGgaactatgtggctggaaaacgcataattttttgtctttaacatGTCGGGAGGTGAAAGGTTTTATAGTGTTCAGCATATATATTTGTTGAATTCTTCAAATATAATATGTCTAAACCAGGTGCTTTCAAtccatttaatttgtttgtttatttaattacttatatttttcaaaccggtttttgaaaaacaagaaaacaagtgaTCAGTATGACAAGAGAACAAGAACAATTAGCTactgttctgttttaaaaggaGTAGGAGGAAGTGAAGTCTTATTTAATCTTACCCCTAAtctcagtttaataaaatataccgactcaaaaatgatcagaaatcaGTCATTTAAACCAACTTACGGTATTCATAATGCCTGTTTGATATACTGTGCTGAAgaatcaacaaataaattatattacatgAGCAAAGTGACTCAGAAAATCTACTTTGAGTGagtaaataaatctgaagcaGTGAGGTGTCAGACGGCTCAGTGACATTTAGAGCTGATCTGGTTCTGCTCCGTGTGTTCAGGTGTGTGAGGACTCTCCTCTCCTGCTGAGCTCCCCCGTCATTGAGGCCTCCTCCCTGGCCCAGCCTGCGGCCGAGACCTCCTGTTCCGCGGAGCACCAGGTCCGGCTGCTCCAgaagcagctccagcagcaagAGCAGCAGTCGCTGGCAGCTTCCGCACAGGTCACttcctggttttcttttttggttgtttttttttttttatgttccagTTGCGTTTGAGAATAAATCAGACTCAGGTaaggctggaaaaaaaaccagGAGAAACGAACGCCTCGAACGGAAACTCCATTCTTGTGCCGTTTGGTTCCAAAGCAAAAAGCCACGAAGGGAAAAAAATCCGTTTGTTTTCACCAACTTGTGCTTTGCAGGTCCACGTTCTGCAGGAGCAGCTGTCGGTGGAGATGTGCGCGCGCACCGAGGCCCAGGCCCGAGTCCAGAgactgctgcagcagaacaccGACCTGCTACAGCACATCTCCCTGCTGGTCAAGCAGATCCAGGAGCTGGAGCTCAAATCGGCTGGACACTTGACATCTAGTgagtgaacaaacagcttcgcttccttgtttattttgttagatttttctattttctcctcCGCGAAAACTTCAAACTTCCCTTTCCCCTCCTTCTGCTCCTTTCCCTTTTTTCGGTTTGGTTTTCTCGCCCTATCTTCCGGTTATAGCTCCTTTTTATCATCCACCGCTGGCACGCAATTAATTATCCCATGACAGGCCTGTCAGAGAATGCAGTGAGGATCTTTGTTCTCCCCCCCCCTCTTTTCCCTGCATCCAGCTAGTGGCGATAAGCTAGCATGAAGTAATTACTTGTGAAGCCCTGTCAGCGCTGACATCATCCCACTCTGTGCAGCTTCTCCTTCTCTGCATAGAAGATTTCTTGgtcttgttttctgtctttttatgcGAATCCTAAAGTTCCACCTTTTCTTCGCTTCCCACCAGTCGGTGCCTCGCAGAAGCATTCATAACTTggactaaataaaatgttgtcacGTTACCCTCTGTGTATGCCACTGAGATCATTCacatgaaacaaacacacaccagcagtatttctcaattattttctatcattttcatTCGCAACTGCAGCTGCGTTTGACATTTCTAAAgtaaattagcttaatggaaacgcacCAATTTCGAAACAACTCtcattttttgataaatatttttgccctcTAAGatgaggggtttttttcttcttctttctctatTTAGCTGTATCAAAAACATTgccatggaaacacttttcGCACCAAACGAGTCACAGGAACTGGATGTTACCACTGgtgcaaaccatgaagaagacgcagaagacaggaagtagttgaggatgatgggttttttttaatgacttattgcgagaacaaatgtattcatgtgTGATCTCagttgtgtttcttatttaatggaaacacagcaatttgtgaaattgtgtttttccgacattagtggaatatcaataaagttttgcgactatttgtaatggaaactgTAAACACAATGACCCAAATTTGTACAGATGAGAGCATCAGTTTaactcttcttctctccttCATTTCACGTCAGTGGGTTCCCAGGACAGTCTTCTGGAGATCACGTTCCGTGCCAAGCCCCCCGATGCTCCTGGTGCATCCATGACTCGTTCCTCATCCGCGGGCCCGTTGGCAGCTCCTTCCCAGCTCCAGATCGCTGACGGCGCCTGGTTCTCAGCCCTGTCCGGGCCCTGTTCCCCAGGCGCCACCGGCGCCGACTCCGACTCCATCCCCCTGGGGCCGAGCGGCAGCGGGGTCCGACTCGAGTGCTTCCGCTTCTCCTCCCTGGTGTCGGACGGCCTGGCCGGGGGCCGGGATGCTGGAGAGACGCCCAGCGACGAGAGCTCGCTGCTGGGGGAGCAGGTGCTGGGGGCCCTGGAGCTGCTGCGCTTCAGAGAGTCCGGCATCGGGTCGGAGTACGAGTCGAACACGGACGAAAGCGACGACCGCGACAGCTGGGGGCAGGGCGAGGGGGCGGGGGCGGACGGTGCCGCACGGCTCTTCAGCGTGCTGAATTCAGAGAGTCTGCCGGACTGCCTGGGGGACGAGATGGCCGTTTAGCGGTGCGACGACGTCTGGGCGAGGCGAGAGAAACTTATGCACCGCTTCGAAGAAACTGGTGCAGAAACCTACTGAGGTATCACACAAAACTTATGAgttgtgagaaagaaaaaaaaaaaaacagaactcgtctatggagctaaattggggccataatgtttgttaaaaagaaaaaaaaatgtaaattggaAAGAAGATTCTccattgaaaaattattttgaaactgaaagaacattttaagctcaaaagaaaatttaaacctgaaaaaattttcaaaactgcttcagtttcaaatcttgtttttaagtttttttattttttcttttgaaaaatttagCTCCATACTCATCTGCACTGTCCGTCATCTGCAGCTGTAATGTAACTATTCACGcgcctttctttttttgattgtcttatttctgtattttactttctttgGTAAAATTTACTCACTTAacggtaaaaagaaaaagaaaaaacaactaaagaagCAGTATTTCTATGCTACTGAAAACAGTAACCCTTTACTGCTAATGTTATCAAagtcttttcttctgctgccCTTCTAGATCGCTAACATTCCTTCAATAGCTGCTCAGcagctgctgggtttttttagggcttgaaaaaaataatctgcatcCAGTTGTGAAATTTACTGATGACAAAATGTTCTGATAGGAAATGATTATCtagtgtgggttttttttcccaacagctttggaaataatatatttttcacaagGCATCTCAGTTTCTACGGAGGGCCAAAtgggacaaaattaaataattaaatatgacGCAGATAATTAATTCAATTGGTATTAATaaattcctgctgctgcagtgtCACCATTAGATCATTTTATCTGTCAAACCTGCCCATCAAAGTCGAGTGGCGGCGCTCTGTGCAGGACTGTGTTCTGATGAACTCCACCGATTCTTTGAAAATTATGGAATTGTTGTCATCTGATGACAACAAGAGGTTGTCATCTGGACCACGCAGAGGAGAAAGTCGAACAACTGATTAAATACCACGATTTTCAAAGAATGAGGCTAAAGTAGCGGAGTTTGACAAAAGTTTTAGCCCCGCCCACAGCCCTGCCCCTTCACTTTGATGAACACGGTTGACAGATGAAACTATCTCAGGAACTGAAACTATGAATTAAttaaacatgtatttaaatacatttttacaaagtttgaattttaatgatttaattccatattcaataaatgatttattgacgtgtttatttagttttgtccCATTTGGCCCTCCAGAGGTTTTGACCAGTACGGGGCcatgtttttctgaaacttgtgtcaaaaaaaaagcttctgaaacttattttaaaaagctccaaaatgtgtttttattttttgttgctattaaTCTTTATTATGTTTAACATCAGGTTCAGCAAGTAACGCATGACCTCATCCACCTCCTGCATATGAAAAGCACAGAAGACTACAACTCAGCTCTACAGACAAAATATAACTCTTAGGAATGAAATGTAAATCTAAATTCAAAGCTGCTATCACACTGTTAACTAGAACGTTTGTTTCAAAAGGTCCAGACATGAGGAAACAGTGGAAAATTTGTGGAACATGCATAATTCAAGAGAAttaattttgtctctttttgatTTTGATGCGCTCGTGTTCTAAATAGTACATGTGCATTGGGATCAAAAGTGTGGAATTCACTGTTCCTGTTGTGACACCAtacgttttgggtttttttacttGTCGTACTGAAGGATCAACTAACCATCAGGGAGTCAGTTGTCAAGGCCCAACGAAGTACCCCAATTTATCAGACAAATATTAGCCAATCGGGAAGTAGTTAAAGCCATTACACTTTCAGTATCAAGCTTCAGCCATGCTAAGGTGAGTGAGTCTTCATCACCACAGACAGCATAGTGTAGCATGAGATCAAGTCAGTTATTGGTTGTTGCAGCAATAACGTGTATGTGTCACTCATACAGCAGATTTTTGTCAATATGCCCAAAAGATTTGTAGCAGCTACGCTTCACAGTTTCAGATTGTGTTTGCTACAGTATGAAATGTGTAATAAAGTGATGCGGAAGTTTTGATTTTCTATTTGAGACAAAAGGCAGAGAGGCAATATTATCCCAGGGATGtcagacaaacaaacatcagTGGGTGTGGTTTGAGACCACACTGGGTAACTGACAGAAAATAGGTCGGGCTGCCTTCCGTTGGAGCCGCTTGAAGAACCCAGATTGACCGAGTGTCTGCGTAGCGTAGCGTGAGATTAAGTGATGTCATTATTGGGTCATTGCTGCGAAATTTATTGCTTTCACAAATTTGATTGTAGTTGTGTTTGTATGTGATGTGTACTGTGTctaaattgttaaaattttgtTCCCAGGTGAAAACGTGAtcattatttttgatcaaattgaCCATCAACAGCTTTTCTATGAGGTATGTAGCAAGTTTGTGACTTCAAGAACCACTATTATAAAAAGTTTGAGTATATGTGTTAGCTTCACATATtcaggaaaaataatttatattttggttaaaatattgGGAGAAATAATTAGCCACCTCTTATCTACAGTATGTCTTTTATCAAACAACAGTTTTTAGTAATAGTAAGAGATCTGTTAAATAATACAAACGTAGGGCTGACTGAGCTTCTTTAAGCAGTATTATATAAGACTTACAGATAATTtcatataaacaataaataagtcAAAAGATGACATATAATTTCATTAAAGGATCTAGGATTGTTCCTGTAGCTCATCAGattaaattaccaaaataaaccggatttccatttaaatcctaaatttaaacataacagCATGATGTTGTATGATAAGTATTAAAGATTCTCGataagaaaaaactcagaatactaaattcatccatccatcccttagaggggtcgggaggtgctggtgcctatctccagctaacgttccgggcgagaggcggggtcaccacagacaggacacacaaccatgcacacacacctaggAATAATTTAGAGACCAATTTCTCTCTaaatcagatttagatttatgATTAATCCCGgaccgggaatcaaacccaggaccttcttgctgtaaggcaacagctctaccaactgcgccactgtgcagccctaataCTAACTTCGTGaaacatatttctaaaagaTCTAAAAGTTGTCACGACcgcactgtttgttttttgtgtatgtttgtgtttgcgatattcatatttatttatatgggGCAATAAATGTTTGTGGAGTAAATTGCGCTACACAGGCTTTAACTTTAAACTGTATACATGGCATAAAACTGAGCATGCATCTAAACTGTATGACCTGGTCTATTCACTTGAACAATGCATAGAATAATCAGCTTGAGTTTCTTCATTCTGGTTAACATGTCTGTGCAACATTATCAGACTTTTCAGAGGGAAATGGCTAACTAGGATTCTGTCCTTAAAAATGTAGCCATGTCACAGTGGCAGCGCTAATTACTAATAGGATATGTTTTTGTAAGTCTGGTTATGTTGTGCTGTCATGGACAGTCGGTGTAATTTCAGTGAGAAGAATTGggtaaaagttttatttagctaacATTAACTTTATCAAATCAGAAGATTTTTGACAGTCAACTTAATAATGCTAATGCTGCTATGCTAACAGAACTGATAGCTTTTGTTCAGTTGCATCAGCATTGTTTAGATTGGATATATCTggacaggtttttttttttttaaacacattagaTTTATGAAACAAGtattatatttgatttttaagaaAGGAGcaaatttaacatttcttaGGACAATCTTGGATTGAGACAAGAATCAAAACAGTAACATATGAAGCCCAGGCTGACTATTTCTGCATGTCAGACTGTTTAAACCTGTTAATTCGaccctaaaaacagaaaaatgttttttttagttttgaaaaagaTTGTTTAAATCTTGTTCTCATAGGCTAATTGTAATTTAGAAAGCgttgttcagctacacatgttgcTCATTGTCATtagccttgttgctgaaacactagctgtgtttccattgaccatataattgcgcaatttgacatttcgaaagTAAATTTACTTTATGGAACCATGTCAATTTTGAAACGTCTCTagttttctgattaaaatgttttatctcaAGGGggaggtgtgttttttttgtggctgtATCAAAATGAGCTACTTTCACAGAATTGCAATGGAAATACTTTTGTCGCTTCACATGAGCCACATGATCGACAACAAGATGTTACCACTagcgcaaaccacgaagaagacaacaAGAAGCAGTTGGACAATGTCGTCTTGTAATGACTTATCAGTGAACGAACTTATTCATGTCTGAGGTTCATTGCTTTTCTTCTTAAATGGAAATtgctaaattgtgttttgtttttttccaagttcAGTGGAATATTGACGAAGATTTGAACacatttgttctttctttttttgtggaaacgcagctactggcTGCTCCTCCACACCGCCCCACTCCCAGTAAAAGAAGCCCTCCAGTAATACATGGTGGCTGTCCATAAACTGCTGCATCATTGTTGCTCCACACGTTGAAATGTTTCGGGACAATTTCAGGAGCGATGACGCTCTGTCGGACACTTTTGGACTCTAATGCACCAGCTCCACCATGACGACTGTGAGTGTATTTATTGTCCGTGTCCCCGAGCCGGGACGGTTTCTCTGAGCCGTTTCGAAACGTGAATGtcgtgttgtttttcttcctttctcttaaAGTTTCTAACctccttccttctctctttctgtctgttacctacatttttttccctccagggTTATGTGCGTTCACAAGAAGTGTACTAAAATTGAAAGTGCACTTATGTTGATGTTCCTCATGGAATTAAATGTCCTTTCTCAAAATCCACTTGGTGTCGTGATGCGTCTTGTACATTTGATTTAGGGAAGCACAGCTCCACTTTTTTTGGTCTTCTGATATCGATATCGGTGTCGGCTGAATTaacttaagcatttttttttaaaacataaacatagatgttttgaattacaaat includes:
- the LOC114145846 gene encoding carboxyl-terminal PDZ ligand of neuronal nitric oxide synthase protein-like, whose product is MPGVTKYNLVDDALDLRVPMHNEEVFNHGVCFEAKYIGSLEVGRPGSRMEIVAAMRRIRYEFKLKNIKKKKVNILVSTDCVKVILRKKKKRKGWSWDESSILVTQDPIYRIFYVSHDAQDLKIFSYIARDGQSNVFRCNVFKSKRKSQAMRIVRTVGQAFDVCHQLTLQQKSEDQEDEEGRVEELEAAPAKKRLLLSEETDLEGTTEESIECVSSSDPEKNKKDEALGADAKVCEDSPLLLSSPVIEASSLAQPAAETSCSAEHQVRLLQKQLQQQEQQSLAASAQVHVLQEQLSVEMCARTEAQARVQRLLQQNTDLLQHISLLVKQIQELELKSAGHLTSMGSQDSLLEITFRAKPPDAPGASMTRSSSAGPLAAPSQLQIADGAWFSALSGPCSPGATGADSDSIPLGPSGSGVRLECFRFSSLVSDGLAGGRDAGETPSDESSLLGEQVLGALELLRFRESGIGSEYESNTDESDDRDSWGQGEGAGADGAARLFSVLNSESLPDCLGDEMAV